The window GCATCTCGAGCCTTAACATCGTAGATAATTTGTTTTGCCGGCATTTAAATTGTCCTCCTTTCCAGATGAGATGTTTATTGTTCGATGATAGCGAGGACGTCATCTTCGCGCATGATGAGCAATTCCTCTGTTCCAACTTTAACCTCTGTTCCAGCGTATTTGCTGAAAAGGACTCGGTCACCAACCTTAACATCAAGAGGTTTTCTTGATCCGTCTTCCAGCAATTTCCCGCCGCCGACCGCTATAACTTCTCCCCGTATGGGTTTTTCTTTAGCGGTGTCTGGGATTATGATTCCACCAGCAGTTTTCTGTTCTTCTTCAATCCGCTTAACCACAATTCGATCGTTGAGCGGTCTCAGCTTCATACTCTCCTCTCCCTCCTTTTGGCAGTATAATTTTGGTCTTGATTAGCACTCGATTTAACCGAGTGCTAATATAATCACTGCACCCCTGGTGTGCAAGAGGATAAGAGAGGTTGTTCGGAAATTCTCCCGTGTGCTATGCCCCTATCTATCCAAGTAGTAAAGGAGAGTTTTCCACCACCATCAAAGGACTAATAAAGCTTCTAAAATTCTCCCTGTGAGTTAACCACTGAGCGTTTTGAGAATAATCTTATTGATAATCCTGTAAAGCGGTGACTTCGCATATTTCTCAGTTCTCCCCTTTTTCTAGAGGAAAACTGACAGAAAATATTGATCCTTCGCCTTGTTTAGATGTCCACTGTATAAATCCTCTATACTTTTTCACAATTTGGTTCACAATACTAAGACCTAATCCGGTTCCTTTCGCTTTTGTGGTGAAAAATGGCTGGAAGATTTTTTCTTCGATTTCGGGTGGTATCCCGGTTCCGTGATCTTTAATGGAAATTTCTACATACCCAGTAGGTGATTGACTTGACAGAGAAATATTTATTTCTATATCTCCCCCGTTTGGCATGGCATCCGCTGCGTTCAGTAAGAGATTCCATATCACAACTTCAAAATCTGATGAATTAACGGCAATTAGAGCATCATCTGGTAGTTCCGTTTTGATACTTATGTGATAATGATCTGATTGATTAAAATATTCGTAGAATTTTTGTCTTAACTTTTCAATCTCATAAGACACATTGATAGGCTCTTTAGATGACCTTGGAAAGCTTGCAAGGCTAAGTCTCAGGAAGTCTTGCATAATGGTGTCTATCTTGCGAGCTTCTCGGATTATAATATCTCCAGCCTTAACCAGCACAGGTGGTAGAAGGTTTTGTTCTTCTTTTATAAGCTGAGCAGCACCATGAATGGCGCCAAGTGGATTTTTTATATTATGAGCTATGTTAGCCGCGATTCTTCCAACGAAACTCATTCTTTCGGCTTCTTCCATGTCCTTTTGAAGACGTTTTACTTCAGTCAGATCCTGAAATAGAAGAATCCATATTCGTGCCTTTTCCGTCAGGTTAAGTGCATGAATAGTATAGCCAATAATTTTTAATTCTCCCGTTGATGGATCGTTATAGTTTAATTCTCTTCTGGCAAGGAATGTTACTTCTTCTAATCTGAAAGGGAAGGCAATGATGTTGTTTATGGAGCTTTTTAGCAATTTATTACCAGGTAAACCTAGGATGAGTTCAGCCATTCGGTTGGCGTAAATAATATTTTTATTTAGATCTATAACTATTACTCCTGAAGGGATATTTTCCAGTATGTTTTCATGTAAAGATCTAAGAAATTTGAGTTGAGCAAAACTCGATTTGAAACGTTCTTCGGCAATGTGCCATTTTTCTACAAAAATGCCGGATAGAATGGCAATTATAGCAAAACTTACAATATTAACCATGAGATTGGGAAGAAAAAGGTTTGTTATCAACGATCTTTCAACGATGCTCAGGTGATAATGATAAACTTCGAAAATTCCGTAAAACTGGCATAAAAGAATAGAACCATATGATATAAAGCATATTGCCCCTGTTAATATTCCTCCTCTTAGTCCAAATAACATAGCTCCCATGATAATGAGGGGAATGTAAAAAGCTGCGAAAGGACTAATTACGCCTCCTGAAAGATAAACAAAAAGGGATACCGAAAATATATCGAAGGCAAGTTGTATGTAACCATATGGCTTAGGTTTTTTGGTAGTTTCTGGTTGTTTCTTGAAATATAGAAATAGAATCCCTCCAATGATGGTAAAAGATAGGAGAGCAATAGCATAGGCGTAGAATGGTAATAATATCGTAGAAGAAAAATCGTATTTCCCCCGGGTTATGAATATGAACACGACAATAAGAAAAACAATGCCAAGGAGAAACCGGATGGTAATAAGAATAGCTAACCGGCGTATAAAATCGCCATAGGTGATATTCATAAGATGAACGGTTTTTTGTGTTTATTAACCCCCCTGTGCTCCAATAACCTGTCCGATCTGGAATATTGGAAGATACATGGCCACTAGGAGACCGCCTATGATAACACCAAGCACTATGATAAACAATGGCTCAAGAAGAGATGTGAGAGCTTCCACAGCTCTATCAACCTCATCTTCAAAAAAGTCCGCTATTTTCCCGAGCATGCTGTCAAGAGCCCCTGTTGTCTCGCCCACAGCTATCATTCTTGGAACTATAAGGGGAAATACCCGAGTTTCTTCAACGGGATCTGCCAGTCCACGCCCTCTTGCTACTTCTTCTCGAGCGTAAAGAATAGCTCGTTCTATAACTCTATTTCCTGAAACTCTTGCAACAATTTGGAGGCTATCTAATATAGGAACGCCGTTACCTACAAGTGTTGCCAAAGTTCTACACATGCGGGCAATAGATGCTTTTCTTATTAACTCTCCTATAACGGGAATCCTTAGAATTAATCTATCCGTTAAAAGCCGTCCTCGCTCTGTTTTCCTTATTCTAACGATAATAAAGATTAAAAGCACAATTCCTATAATGATCCAGTGGATATAACTCCTTAACGCTGTGCTGATATTAATAACCACGAGAGTAGGAACAGGTAGCGCAAGGCCAGCATCTTTGAACATATTAGCAAATATCGGTATAACATACACAAGCATGACCATCAGCACGATAATTGCGAAAGAGATCACGGCGATGGGATATACCATTG of the Thermodesulforhabdaceae bacterium genome contains:
- the groES gene encoding co-chaperone GroES; its protein translation is MKLRPLNDRIVVKRIEEEQKTAGGIIIPDTAKEKPIRGEVIAVGGGKLLEDGSRKPLDVKVGDRVLFSKYAGTEVKVGTEELLIMREDDVLAIIEQ
- a CDS encoding ATP-binding protein; translation: MNITYGDFIRRLAILITIRFLLGIVFLIVVFIFITRGKYDFSSTILLPFYAYAIALLSFTIIGGILFLYFKKQPETTKKPKPYGYIQLAFDIFSVSLFVYLSGGVISPFAAFYIPLIIMGAMLFGLRGGILTGAICFISYGSILLCQFYGIFEVYHYHLSIVERSLITNLFLPNLMVNIVSFAIIAILSGIFVEKWHIAEERFKSSFAQLKFLRSLHENILENIPSGVIVIDLNKNIIYANRMAELILGLPGNKLLKSSINNIIAFPFRLEEVTFLARRELNYNDPSTGELKIIGYTIHALNLTEKARIWILLFQDLTEVKRLQKDMEEAERMSFVGRIAANIAHNIKNPLGAIHGAAQLIKEEQNLLPPVLVKAGDIIIREARKIDTIMQDFLRLSLASFPRSSKEPINVSYEIEKLRQKFYEYFNQSDHYHISIKTELPDDALIAVNSSDFEVVIWNLLLNAADAMPNGGDIEINISLSSQSPTGYVEISIKDHGTGIPPEIEEKIFQPFFTTKAKGTGLGLSIVNQIVKKYRGFIQWTSKQGEGSIFSVSFPLEKGEN
- a CDS encoding type II secretion system F family protein, encoding MPEYVWVGINRRGDKVSGLLEGVSEAAIEQILTRQGIKILKVRPRPKHISEYLPFLSPRVKLPEIVIFTRQLATMINAGVPIVQCLDILRDQTGNITFKKTLRDIRENVKGGQTLSESLSKHPKIFDELMVHLTRAGETSGALDIIMNRLADYLEKVMALKRKIKGAMVYPIAVISFAIIVLMVMLVYVIPIFANMFKDAGLALPVPTLVVINISTALRSYIHWIIIGIVLLIFIIVRIRKTERGRLLTDRLILRIPVIGELIRKASIARMCRTLATLVGNGVPILDSLQIVARVSGNRVIERAILYAREEVARGRGLADPVEETRVFPLIVPRMIAVGETTGALDSMLGKIADFFEDEVDRAVEALTSLLEPLFIIVLGVIIGGLLVAMYLPIFQIGQVIGAQGG